A genomic segment from Malus domestica chromosome 05, GDT2T_hap1 encodes:
- the LOC103445301 gene encoding cellulose synthase-like protein D4 codes for MSTSQNGEPSKKAIKTPGGSGSSQDKANLSGQTVKFARRTSSGRYVNLSREDLDMSDELSGDYMNYTVHIPPTPDNQPMDTSVAVKAEEQYVSNSLFTGGFNSVTRAHLMDKVIDSEVTHPQMAGAKGSACMMPSCDGKVMKDERGVDITPCDCRFKICRDCYLDAQNDTGLCPGCKEQYKVGDDYDEPSDYNSGTLQLPGPDGKRDNMSVMKRNQTGEFDHNRWLFETNGTYGIGNAFYPKDDGYGDGGGDCFAGGSLDADDKPWKPLSRVLPIPAAIISPYRLLIFVRLIVLCLFLHWRIVNPNNDARWLWLMSIICEIWFAFAWILDQTPKFFPINRLTDLEVLHDKFDMPTPSNPMGRSDLPGIDIFVSTADPDVEPPLTTANTILSILAVDYPVEKIACYVSDDGAALLTFEAMAEAASFADLWVPFCRKHNIEPRNPDSYFARKVDPTKNKSSLDFVKDRRKIKREYDEFKVRINGLPDSIRRRSDAFHAREEMKQLKHMRENATDPLEQVKVTRATWMADGTHWPGAWAVPSHDHAKADHSAVLQVMLKPPSPDPLLGSADDDKLIDFTDVDIRLPMFVYMSREKRPGYDPNKKAGAMNALVRASAILSNGPFILNLDCDHYINNCKAIREGMCFMMDRGGENICYIQFPQRFDGIDPSDRYANHNTVFFDGTMRALDGLQGPLYVGTGTMFRRFALYGFDPPNSKKLPVKKDAVKQGEPLTQSNTQPLTANDFDPDLDTNLLPKRFGNSKMLAESIPVAEYQGRPLADHPAVKFGRPPGILRVPRDPLDATAVAEAVSAISCWYEDKTEWGDHLGWIYGPVTEDVVTGYKMHNRGWRSVYCVTKRDAFRGSASINLTDRLHQVLRWATGSVEIFYSRNNAFLASLRLKFLQRIAYINLGVYPFTSIFLVVYCFLPALCLFTGQFIVVNLSITFLIYLLIITVCLIALAILEVKWSGIELEEWWRNEQFWLISGTSSHLAAVVAGLLKVIGGIEIYSTSTSKPAGEDNDDIYADLYLVKWTSLMIPPIVIGMVNLIAIAVAISREIYALNPEWAKLIRGVFFSFWVLAHLYPFAKGLMGRRRKTPTIVFVWSGLIAITLSLLWVAINPPAPGAAGVAGAGFQFP; via the exons ATGTCAACTTCCCAGAATGGAGAGCCGTCAAAGAAGGCGATAAAAACCCCAGGTGGTTCTGGTAGCTCTCAAGACAAAGCTAATTTGAGTGGCCAAACTGTTAAGTTTGCGCGAAGAACTTCAAGTGGACGGTATGTGAATCTGTCGAGAGAAGACCTTGATATGTCTGACGAATTATCCGGGGACTATATGAACTACACAGTTCATATTCCTCCCACCCCGGATAACCAGCCCATGGACACATCCGTAGCTGTCAAGGCAGAGGAGCAATATGTTTCAAATTCCTTGTTTACCGGAGGGTTCAATAGCGTGACTCGTGCGCATCTCATGGATAAGGTGATTGATTCAGAGGTGACTCATCCTCAGATGGCTGGAGCCAAAGGCTCTGCATGCATGATGCCTTCTTGTGATGGTAAAGTGATGAAGGATGAGAGAGGAGTTGATATAACCCCTTGTGATTGCCG GTTCAAAATCTGTAGAGATTGTTATCTGGATGCACAGAACGACACTGGCCTTTGTCCGGGCTGCAAGGAGCAATACAAAGTAGGAGACGATTATGATGAGCCATCAGATTACAACAGTGGAACGCTGCAATTGCCTGGTCCTGACGGAAAAAGGGATAACATGTCTGTGATGAAGAGGAACCAAACGGGAGAATTTGATCACAATAGGTGGTTGTTTGAGACCAACGGGACGTATGGCATTGGCAATGCTTTCTATCCCAAAGATGACGGGTATGGTGATGGAGGTGGTGATTGTTTTGCAGGGGGCTCGCTGGATGCAGATGACAAGCCTTGGAAGCCCCTCAGCAGGGTATTGCCGATCCCAGCTGCCATTATCAGCCCCTACAg GTTACTGATCTTCGTTCGATTAATCGTGCTATGTTTGTTCCTGCATTGGAGAATAGTCAATCCAAACAACGATGCAAGATGGCTGTGGCTCATGTCGATTATCTGCGAAATATGGTTCGCCTTCGCTTGGATTCTTGATCAGACTCCTAAGTTTTTCCCCATTAATCGTCTGACCGATCTTGAAGTCCTCCACGACAAGTTTGACATGCCAACACCATCCAATCCAATGGGCCGGTCTGACCTCCCTGGCATTGACATCTTTGTATCCACTGCTGATCCTGACGTGGAGCCACCTCTCACCACTGCCAACACCATCCTTTCAATCCTAGCCGTTGATTACCCGGTTGAAAAGATAGCTTGCTACGTCTCTGATGATGGAGCTGCCCTCCTCACCTTCGAGGCAATGGCGGAGGCTGCTAGTTTCGCGGACTTGTGGGTCCCCTTCTGCCGGAAGCACAACATTGAGCCGAGGAATCCTGACAGTTACTTCGCGAGGAAAGTTGACCCAACAAAGAACAAGAGTAGTCTGGACTTTGTGAAGGATAGGAGGAAGATCAAGAGGGAGTATGATGAGTTCAAGGTGAGGATCAACGGGCTTCCCGATTCGATCAGGAGGCGGTCCGATGCTTTCCATGCCAGGGAGGAAATGAAGCAGTTGAAGCATATGAGGGAGAATGCAACTGACCCTCTGGAGCAAGTCAAAGTCACCAGGGCTACATGGATGGCTGATGGCACACACTGGCCTGGTGCTTGGGCTGTTCCTTCCCATGACCATGCCAAAGCTGACCATTCAGCAGTTCTTCAG GTGATGTTGAAGCCTCCTAGTCCTGACCCCCTATTGGGAAGTGCCGATGATGACAAGCTCATAGATTTCACAGATGTGGATATACGCCTCCCAATGTTTGTCTACATGTCGCGAGAAAAGCGGCCAGGCTATGATCCCAACAAGAAAGCTGGCGCCATGAATGCGCTGGTGAGAGCATCCGCCATCTTGTCGAACGGCCCTTTTATTCTCAACCTTGACTGTGATCACTACATCAACAACTGCAAAGCTATCCGTGAAGGGATGTGCTTCATGATGGACAGAGGCGGTGAAAACATCTGCTACATTCAGTTTCCTCAAAGATTCGATGGCATCGATCCCTCTGATCGCTATGCCAATCACAACACCGTGTTTTTCGATGGCACAATGCGCGCGCTTGATGGTTTGCAG GGTCCGCTGTATGTGGGAACCGGGACCATGTTCCGGCGTTTTGCGTTGTACGGTTTTGATCCACCAAATTCTAAGAAATTGCCAGTGAAGAAGGATGCCGTGAAACAAGGAGAGCCTTTGACACAGTCGAATACCCAACCTTTGACAGCCAATGACTTCGATCCAGATCTTGACACCAATCTACTTCCAAAGCgttttggaaattcgaaaatgcTGGCGGAATCCATACCAGTTGCTGAGTACCAAGGACGACCCCTAGCTGATCATCCTGCAGTGAAATTTGGACGGCCTCCTGGCATTCTCAGAGTTCCTCGTGATCCGCTCGATGCCACTGCTGTTGCTGAAGCTGTCTCGGCCATTTCTTGCTG GTACGAGGACAAGACCGAATGGGGAGACCATTTGGGGTGGATTTACGGGCCAGTGACAGAAGATGTGGTGACAGGGTACAAAATGCACAACCGAGGATGGCGTTCGGTGTACTGTGTTACCAAGCGTGATGCATTTCGAGGATCAGCGTCCATTAATCTCACTGATCGACTCCACCAAGTACTCCGTTGGGCAACAGGCTCTGTCGAAATTTTCTACTCTCGGAACAATGCCTTCCTCGCCTCATTGCGCCTCAAGTTCCTACAGCGTATTGCCTACATCAATCTCGGTGTCTACCCTTTCACCTCGATCTTTCTCGTCGTGTACTGCTTCCTGCCTGCGCTCTGTCTCTTCACAGGACAGTTCATCGTGGTGAATCTCAGCATCACGTTTTTGATCTACTTGCTAATCATCACCGTATGCCTCATTGCTCTGGCCATCCTGGAGGTGAAGTGGTCAGGGATCGAGTTGGAAGAGTGGTGGCGAAACGAGCAGTTTTGGCTCATCTCCGGAACCAGCTCTCACTTGGCTGCTGTTGTGGCAGGGCTTCTAAAAGTGATTGGAGGGATTGAAATTTACTCTACCTCGACTTCCAAGCCAGCTGGAGAGGACAACGATGATATATATGCTGACCTCTACCTTGTGAAGTGGACTTCCCTCATGATCCCTCCAATTGTGATTGGAATGGTGAACCTAATTGCCATTGCCGTTGCGATTTCAAGGGAGATTTATGCTCTGAATCCTGAGTGGGCGAAGCTGATCCGCGGTGTGTTCTTCAGCTTTTGGGTTTTGGCTCACTTGTATCCTTTTGCCAAGGGTTTGatgggaagaagaaggaagacgcCTACCATTGTGTTTGTTTGGTCAGGTCTCATTGCCATTACACTTTCCTTGCTCTGGGTCGCCATTAACCCGCCAGCTCCTGGTGCTGCTGGCGTTGCAGGAGCCGGTTTCCAATTTCCGTGA
- the LOC114824863 gene encoding cellulose synthase-like protein D4 has protein sequence MATSQNKEPSKKAIKSPGGSGSSQGKTNSSGQTVKFARRTSSGRYVSLSREDLDMSGELSGDYMNYTVHIPPTPDNQPMDTSVAVKAEEQYVSNSLFTGGFNSVTRAHLMDKVIDSEVTHPQMAGAKGSACMMPACDGKVMKDERGVDITPCDCRFKICRDCYLDAQKDTGLCPGCKEQYRVGDEYDEPSDYNSGTLQLPGPDGKRDNMSVMKRNQTGEFDHNRWLFETKGTYGVGNAFNPQDDGYGDGGGDGFPGGSLDADDKPWKPLSRILPIPAAIISPYRLLIFVRLIVLSFFLHWRVVNPNNDARWLWLMSIICEIWFAFSWILDQTPKFFPINRQTDLEVLHDKFDMPSPSNPTGRSDLPGIDFYVSTADPDKEPPLTTANTILSILAVDYPVEKIACYISDDGGALLTFEAMAEAASFADLWVPFCRKHDIEPRNPESYFALKVDPTKNKSSLDFVKDRRKIKREYDEFKVRINGLPDSIRRRSDAFHAREEMKQLKNMRENGTDPLEQVKVPKATWMADGTHWPGTWAVPSHDHAKGDHSGILQVMLKPPSPDSLLGSADDDKLIDFTDVDIRLPMFVYMSREKRPGYDHNKKAGAMNALVRASAILSNGPFILNLDCDHYINNCKAIREGMCFMMDRGGENICYIQFPQRFEGIDPSDRYANHNTVFFDGNMRALDGLQGPMYVGTGTMFRRFALYGFDPPNPDKLPVKKDTETPGEPLTQSTTEPLTACDFDPDLDTNLLPKRFGNSTMLAESIPVAEYQGRPLADHPAVKFGRPPGVLRAPRDPLDATSVAEAVSSISCWYEDKTEWGDRVGWIYGSVTEDVVTGYRMHNRGWRSVYCVTKRDAFRGSAPINLTDRLHQVLRWATGSVEIFFSRNNAFLASMRLKLLQRLSYVNVGVYPFTSIFLIVYCFLPALSLFTGQFIVANLNVTFLIYLLTITICLIALALLEVRWSGVALEDWWRNEQFWLISGTSAHLAAVVQGLLKVMAGIEISFTLTAKSAGDDNDDIYADLYLVKWTSLMIPPIVIGMVNIIAIIVAFSREVYAPNPQWARFIGGAFFSFWVLAHLYPFAKGLMGRRRKTPTIVFVWSGLIAITLSLLWVAINPPAPGAVAGAAGGGFQFP, from the exons ATGGCAACTTCCCAGAATAAAGAACCGTCGAAGAAGGCGATAAAAAGCCCTGGGGGTTCTGGTAGCTCTCAAGGCAAAACTAATTCGAGTGGCCAAACTGTTAAGTTTGCGCGAAGAACTTCAAGTGGACGGTATGTGAGTCTGTCGAGAGAAGACCTTGATATGTCCGGGGAATTATCCGGGGACTATATGAACTACACAGTTCATATTCCACCCACCCCGGATAACCAGCCCATGGACACATCCGTGGCTGTCAAGGCAGAGGAGCAATATGTTTCGAATTCTTTATTTACCGGCGGGTTCAATAGCGTGACACGTGCACATCTCATGGACAAGGTGATTGATTCGGAGGTGACTCATCCTCAGATGGCTGGAGCCAAAGGCTCTGCATGCATGATGCCTGCTTGTGATGGTAAGGTGATGAAGGATGAGAGAGGAGTTGATATAACCCCTTGTGATTGCAG GTTCAAAATCTGCAGAGATTGCTATTTGGATGCACAGAAGGACACTGGCCTTTGTCCAGGCTGCAAGGAGCAATACAGAGTAGGAGACGAATATGATGAGCCATCGGATTACAACAGTGGAACGCTGCAATTGCCTGGTCCTGACGGAAAAAGGGATAACATGTCTGTGATGAAGAGGAACCAAACGGGAGAATTTGATCACAATAGGTGGTTGTTTGAGACCAAGGGGACTTATGGTGTTGGCAATGCTTTCAATCCCCAAGATGACGGGTATGGTGATGGCGGTGGTGATGGCTTCCCAGGGGGCTCGCTGGATGCAGATGACAAGCCCTGGAAGCCCCTCAGCAGGATATTGCCAATCCCTGCTGCCATTATCAGCCCCTACAG GTTACTGATCTTCGTTAGATTAATCGTGCTATCATTCTTCCTGCATTGGAGAGTAGTCAATCCAAACAATGATGCAAGATGGCTGTGGCTCATGTCGATTATCTGCGAAATATGGTTCGCCTTCTCTTGGATTCTTGATCAGACTCCAAAGTTTTTCCCCATTAATCGTCAGACCGATCTTGAAGTCCTCCACGACAAGTTTGACATGCCATCACCATCCAATCCAACGGGCCGGTCTGACCTCCCTGGCATTGACTTCTATGTATCGACTGCTGATCCTGACAAAGAGCCACCTCTCACCACTGCCAATACCATCCTTTCAATCCTAGCCGTTGATTACCCGGTTGAAAAGATAGCATGCTACATCTCTGATGATGGAGGTGCCCTCCTCACCTTCGAGGCAATGGCGGAGGCTGCTAGTTTCGCGGACTTGTGGGTCCCCTTCTGCCGGAAGCACGACATTGAGCCGAGGAATCCTGAGAGTTACTTCGCGTTGAAAGTTGACCCAACAAAGAACAAGAGTAGTCTGGACTTTGTGAAGGATAGGAGGAAGATCAAGAGGGAGTATGATGAGTTCAAGGTGAGGATCAACGGGCTTCCGGATTCGATCAGGAGGCGGTCTGATGCTTTCCATGCCAGGGAGGAAATGAAGCAGTTGAAGAATATGAGGGAGAATGGAACTGACCCTCTGGAGCAAGTCAAAGTCCCCAAGGCTACATGGATGGCTGATGGCACACATTGGCCTGGTACTTGGGCTGTTCCTTCCCATGACCATGCCAAAGGTGACCATTCCGGAATTCTTCAG GTGATGTTGAAGCCTCCTAGTCCTGACTCACTATTGGGAAGTGCCGATGATGACAAGCTCATAGATTTCACAGATGTGGATATACGCCTCCCGATGTTTGTCTACATGTCGCGAGAAAAGCGGCCGGGCTATGATCACAACAAGAAAGCTGGCGCCATGAATGCGCTGGTGAGAGCATCCGCCATCTTGTCGAACGGCCCTTTCATTCTCAACCTTGACTGTGATCACTACATCAACAACTGCAAAGCTATCCGTGAAGGGATGTGCTTCATGATGGACAGAGGTGGTGAAAACATCTGCTACATTCAGTTTCCTCAGAGATTCGAAGGAATTGATCCCTCTGATCGCTATGCCAATCACAACACCGTGTTTTTCGACGGCAATATGCGTGCGCTTGATGGTTTGCAG GGTCCGATGTATGTGGGAACCGGGACCATGTTCCGGCGTTTTGCCTTGTACGGTTTTGATCCACCAAATCCTGACAAGCTGCCGGTGAAGAAGGATACTGAGACACCAGGAGAGCCTTTGACACAGTCGACTACAGAACCTTTGACAGCCTGTGACTTTGACCCGGATCTTGACACCAATCTACTTCCCAAGCGTTTTGGAAATTCGACAATGCTGGCGGAATCCATACCAGTTGCTGAGTACCAAGGCCGACCCCTAGCTGATCATCCTGCAGTGAAATTTGGACGGCCTCCGGGCGTTCTCAGAGCTCCTCGTGATCCGCTCGATGCCACAAGTGTTGCTGAAGCCGTGTCTTCCATTTCTTGCTG GTACGAGGACAAGACCGAATGGGGAGACCGTGTGGGGTGGATTTACGGGTCGGTGACAGAAGACGTGGTGACAGGGTACAGAATGCACAACCGAGGATGGCGCTCAGTGTACTGCGTTACCAAGCGTGATGCATTTCGAGGTTCAGCTCCCATTAATCTCACTGATCGACTCCACCAAGTGCTCCGTTGGGCAACAGGTTCTGTCGAAATTTTCTTCTCTCGGAACAATGCCTTCCTCGCTTCAATGCGCCTCAAATTACTACAGCGCCTTTCCTACGTCAATGTCGGTGTCTACCCTTTCACCTCGATATTTCTCATCGTGTACTGCTTCCTCCCAGCGCTCTCGCTCTTCACTGGACAGTTCATCGTGGCGAATCTCAACGTCACGTTTTTGATCTACTTGCTAACCATAACCATATGCCTCATTGCTCTGGCCCTCCTGGAGGTGAGGTGGTCGGGGGTCGCGTTGGAAGACTGGTGGCGAAACGAGCAGTTTTGGCTCATCTCCGGAACCAGCGCTCACTTGGCTGCTGTGGTGCAAGGGCTTCTAAAAGTGATGGCAGGGATTGAAATTTCCTTTACCTTGACAGCCAAGTCAGCTGGAGACGACAATGATGATATATATGCTGACCTCTACCTTGTGAAGTGGACTTCCCTCATGATCCCTCCAATTGTGATTGGAATGGTGAACATAATAGCCATTATCGTCGCATTTTCAAGGGAGGTTTATGCTCCGAATCCTCAGTGGGCGAGGTTTATCGGCGGTGCCTTCTTCAGCTTTTGGGTTTTGGCTCACTTGTATCCTTTTGCCAAGGGTTTGatgggaagaagaaggaagacgcCTACCATTGTGTTTGTTTGGTCAGGTCTCATTGCCATTACACTTTCCTTGCTCTGGGTCGCCATTAACCCTCCAGCTCCTGGTGCTGTCGCTGGCGCTGCAGGAGGCGGGTTCCAATTTCCGTGA